The following coding sequences lie in one Oncorhynchus kisutch isolate 150728-3 linkage group LG27, Okis_V2, whole genome shotgun sequence genomic window:
- the LOC109871890 gene encoding acyl-coenzyme A thioesterase 11-like isoform X1, protein MSRPQDEFAEEGKEVFRNLTEVKKSQIVMPCHANHRQELSVGQLLKWMDSTACLSAERHAGCPCVTASVDDIHFEHTIGVGQVVNIKAKVNRAFNTSMEVGIVVNCEDLFSDSHWRVCQAFATFVTQRTTGGKVQLRPLVPRTQAEQVEHSLAAERRRMRLVHADIMKDLLTNRAFQQVEVQEAEKAVPAERTQVESVELVLPPHANHQVNTFGGQIMAWMENVATIAASRLCNAHPTLRSIDMFHFRGPSQVGDRLVLKAIVNNAFKNSMEVGVCAEAYQGEEPLRHINSAFMIFEVCDRDGKPCTLPKIQPEPLEGRRRYQEAIARKKIRLDRKYIISCKQTEVPLSVPWDLSNQVYLSYNNVSALKMLATRNNWVLNSEKNKVSLYTLEQKQVLSFKIEFEADVPAERAFMVLSDLGKRVEWDPNYERCELIRRVDDDDFLYRVVTPSICRGGVSCSSSANQGGMVQDFILLASRRPPCDSGDPYVIALRSVTLPTHPPTEGYNRGEVLCAGFSIMEVSNTVSKISYFNQASPEVLPYISTDIAGLSSSFYSTFCTCSTFLQDNRDNPNPKDQPPSSTLNSTLL, encoded by the exons ATGAGCAGACCCCAGGATGAGTTtgcagaggaggggaaggaggtgtTCAGGAACCTTACAGAGGTAAAGAAGAGCCAGATAGTGATGCCCTGCCATGCCAACCACCGGCAGGAGCTCAGTGTGGGTCAGCTGCTCAAATGGATGGACTCTACAGCCTGTctttcag CTGAAAGGCATGCTGGGTGTCCTTGTGTCACCGCCTCGGTCGATGACATCCACTTTGAACACACTATTGG ggTTGGACAGGTGGTCAACATCAAGGCCAAAGTCAACCGAGCTTTCAACACCAGCATGGAG GTTGGCATCGTGGTGAACTGTGAGGACCTGTTCAGCGATAGCCACTGGAGGGTGTGTCAGGCATTTGCCACGTTTGTCACCCAGCGCACTACGGGAGGGAAG GTGCAGCTGCGTCCGTTGGTCCCCCGTACTCAGGCGGAGCAGGTGGAGCACAGCCTagcagctgagaggaggaggatgaggctgGTCCACGCTGACATCATGAAGGACCTGCTCACCAACAGGGCCTTTCAACAAG tggagGTCCAAGAGGCTGAGAAGGCAGTGCCAGCAGAGAGGACGCAGGTAGAGAGTGTAGAGTTGGTTCTCCCTCCTCATGCCAACCACCAGGTCAACACGTTCGGAGGACAGATCATGGCCTGGATGGAGAACGTGGCTACTATCGCTGCTAg tcgtCTGTGTAACGCCCACCCCACCCTGCGGAGCATTGACATGTTCCATTTCAGGGGTCCCTCACAAGTGGGTGACCGGCTGGTCCTCAAAGCCATCGTAAACAACGCATTCAAGAACAG CATGGAGGTGGGCGTGTGTGCAGAGGCCTATCAGGGGGAGGAGCCTCTGAGGCACATCAACAGCGCCTTCATGATCTTTGAGGTCTGCGACAGGGATGGCAAGCCCTGCACGTTGCCAAAAATACAACCTGAACCCCTG GAGGGAAGGAGACGGTATCAGGAGGCCATCGCTAGAAAGAAAATACGACTTGACAG GAAGTACATAATATCCTGCAAGCAGACCGAGGTGCCCTTATCTGTACCGTGGGACCTCAGCAACCAG GTGTACCTGAGCTACAACAACGTGTCTGCTTTGAAGATGCTGGCTACCAGAAACAACTGGGTGTTAAACTCTGAGAAAAACAAG GTGAGCCTGTACACCCTGGAGCAGAAGCAGGTGTTGAGTTTTAAGATTGAGTTTGAGGCAGACGTCCCGGCTGAGAGGGCCTTCATGGTGCTCTCTGATCTCGGCAAGAGAGTGGAGTGGGATCCAAACTACGA GAGGTGTGAGCTGATTCGTAGGGTGGACGATGATGACTTTCTGTACCGCGTGGTGACTCCCTCCATATGCCGGGGTGGGGTCAGTTGCAGCTCTTCAGCCAATCAGGGAGGGATGGTCCAGGACTTCATTCTCCTGGCCTCCAGGAGACCACCGTGTGACAGCGG gGACCCTTATGTTATTGCTCTGCGTTCGgtcactctacccacacaccctcCTACAGAGGGCTACAACAGAGGGGAGGTGCTGTGTGCCGGCTTCAGCATCATGGAGGTCTCCAACACTGTATCCAAG ATCTCCTACTTCAACCAGGCGTCTCCCGAGGTCCTGCCCTACATCTCCACAGACATCGCCGGGCTCTCCTCCAGCTTCTACAGCACCTTCTGCACCTGTAGTACCTTCCTCCAGGACAACAGggacaaccctaaccccaaagaccaaccaccctcctccacactgaatagtacactactgtaa
- the LOC109871890 gene encoding acyl-coenzyme A thioesterase 11-like isoform X4, translating to MEVGIVVNCEDLFSDSHWRVCQAFATFVTQRTTGGKVQLRPLVPRTQAEQVEHSLAAERRRMRLVHADIMKDLLTNRAFQQVEVQEAEKAVPAERTQVESVELVLPPHANHQVNTFGGQIMAWMENVATIAASRLCNAHPTLRSIDMFHFRGPSQVGDRLVLKAIVNNAFKNSMEVGVCAEAYQGEEPLRHINSAFMIFEVCDRDGKPCTLPKIQPEPLEGRRRYQEAIARKKIRLDRKYIISCKQTEVPLSVPWDLSNQVYLSYNNVSALKMLATRNNWVLNSEKNKVSLYTLEQKQVLSFKIEFEADVPAERAFMVLSDLGKRVEWDPNYERCELIRRVDDDDFLYRVVTPSICRGGVSCSSSANQGGMVQDFILLASRRPPCDSGDPYVIALRSVTLPTHPPTEGYNRGEVLCAGFSIMEVSNTVSKISYFNQASPEVLPYISTDIAGLSSSFYSTFCTCSTFLQDNRDNPNPKDQPPSSTLNSTLL from the exons ATGGAG GTTGGCATCGTGGTGAACTGTGAGGACCTGTTCAGCGATAGCCACTGGAGGGTGTGTCAGGCATTTGCCACGTTTGTCACCCAGCGCACTACGGGAGGGAAG GTGCAGCTGCGTCCGTTGGTCCCCCGTACTCAGGCGGAGCAGGTGGAGCACAGCCTagcagctgagaggaggaggatgaggctgGTCCACGCTGACATCATGAAGGACCTGCTCACCAACAGGGCCTTTCAACAAG tggagGTCCAAGAGGCTGAGAAGGCAGTGCCAGCAGAGAGGACGCAGGTAGAGAGTGTAGAGTTGGTTCTCCCTCCTCATGCCAACCACCAGGTCAACACGTTCGGAGGACAGATCATGGCCTGGATGGAGAACGTGGCTACTATCGCTGCTAg tcgtCTGTGTAACGCCCACCCCACCCTGCGGAGCATTGACATGTTCCATTTCAGGGGTCCCTCACAAGTGGGTGACCGGCTGGTCCTCAAAGCCATCGTAAACAACGCATTCAAGAACAG CATGGAGGTGGGCGTGTGTGCAGAGGCCTATCAGGGGGAGGAGCCTCTGAGGCACATCAACAGCGCCTTCATGATCTTTGAGGTCTGCGACAGGGATGGCAAGCCCTGCACGTTGCCAAAAATACAACCTGAACCCCTG GAGGGAAGGAGACGGTATCAGGAGGCCATCGCTAGAAAGAAAATACGACTTGACAG GAAGTACATAATATCCTGCAAGCAGACCGAGGTGCCCTTATCTGTACCGTGGGACCTCAGCAACCAG GTGTACCTGAGCTACAACAACGTGTCTGCTTTGAAGATGCTGGCTACCAGAAACAACTGGGTGTTAAACTCTGAGAAAAACAAG GTGAGCCTGTACACCCTGGAGCAGAAGCAGGTGTTGAGTTTTAAGATTGAGTTTGAGGCAGACGTCCCGGCTGAGAGGGCCTTCATGGTGCTCTCTGATCTCGGCAAGAGAGTGGAGTGGGATCCAAACTACGA GAGGTGTGAGCTGATTCGTAGGGTGGACGATGATGACTTTCTGTACCGCGTGGTGACTCCCTCCATATGCCGGGGTGGGGTCAGTTGCAGCTCTTCAGCCAATCAGGGAGGGATGGTCCAGGACTTCATTCTCCTGGCCTCCAGGAGACCACCGTGTGACAGCGG gGACCCTTATGTTATTGCTCTGCGTTCGgtcactctacccacacaccctcCTACAGAGGGCTACAACAGAGGGGAGGTGCTGTGTGCCGGCTTCAGCATCATGGAGGTCTCCAACACTGTATCCAAG ATCTCCTACTTCAACCAGGCGTCTCCCGAGGTCCTGCCCTACATCTCCACAGACATCGCCGGGCTCTCCTCCAGCTTCTACAGCACCTTCTGCACCTGTAGTACCTTCCTCCAGGACAACAGggacaaccctaaccccaaagaccaaccaccctcctccacactgaatagtacactactgtaa
- the LOC109871890 gene encoding acyl-coenzyme A thioesterase 11-like isoform X2, giving the protein MSRPQDEFAEEGKEVFRNLTEVKKSQIVMPCHANHRQELSVGQLLKWMDSTACLSAERHAGCPCVTASVDDIHFEHTIGVGQVVNIKAKVNRAFNTSMEVGIVVNCEDLFSDSHWRVCQAFATFVTQRTTGGKVQLRPLVPRTQAEQVEHSLAAERRRMRLVHADIMKDLLTNRAFQQVEVQEAEKAVPAERTQVESVELVLPPHANHQVNTFGGQIMAWMENVATIAASRLCNAHPTLRSIDMFHFRGPSQVGDRLVLKAIVNNAFKNSMEVGVCAEAYQGEEPLRHINSAFMIFEEGRRRYQEAIARKKIRLDRKYIISCKQTEVPLSVPWDLSNQVYLSYNNVSALKMLATRNNWVLNSEKNKVSLYTLEQKQVLSFKIEFEADVPAERAFMVLSDLGKRVEWDPNYERCELIRRVDDDDFLYRVVTPSICRGGVSCSSSANQGGMVQDFILLASRRPPCDSGDPYVIALRSVTLPTHPPTEGYNRGEVLCAGFSIMEVSNTVSKISYFNQASPEVLPYISTDIAGLSSSFYSTFCTCSTFLQDNRDNPNPKDQPPSSTLNSTLL; this is encoded by the exons ATGAGCAGACCCCAGGATGAGTTtgcagaggaggggaaggaggtgtTCAGGAACCTTACAGAGGTAAAGAAGAGCCAGATAGTGATGCCCTGCCATGCCAACCACCGGCAGGAGCTCAGTGTGGGTCAGCTGCTCAAATGGATGGACTCTACAGCCTGTctttcag CTGAAAGGCATGCTGGGTGTCCTTGTGTCACCGCCTCGGTCGATGACATCCACTTTGAACACACTATTGG ggTTGGACAGGTGGTCAACATCAAGGCCAAAGTCAACCGAGCTTTCAACACCAGCATGGAG GTTGGCATCGTGGTGAACTGTGAGGACCTGTTCAGCGATAGCCACTGGAGGGTGTGTCAGGCATTTGCCACGTTTGTCACCCAGCGCACTACGGGAGGGAAG GTGCAGCTGCGTCCGTTGGTCCCCCGTACTCAGGCGGAGCAGGTGGAGCACAGCCTagcagctgagaggaggaggatgaggctgGTCCACGCTGACATCATGAAGGACCTGCTCACCAACAGGGCCTTTCAACAAG tggagGTCCAAGAGGCTGAGAAGGCAGTGCCAGCAGAGAGGACGCAGGTAGAGAGTGTAGAGTTGGTTCTCCCTCCTCATGCCAACCACCAGGTCAACACGTTCGGAGGACAGATCATGGCCTGGATGGAGAACGTGGCTACTATCGCTGCTAg tcgtCTGTGTAACGCCCACCCCACCCTGCGGAGCATTGACATGTTCCATTTCAGGGGTCCCTCACAAGTGGGTGACCGGCTGGTCCTCAAAGCCATCGTAAACAACGCATTCAAGAACAG CATGGAGGTGGGCGTGTGTGCAGAGGCCTATCAGGGGGAGGAGCCTCTGAGGCACATCAACAGCGCCTTCATGATCTTTGAG GAGGGAAGGAGACGGTATCAGGAGGCCATCGCTAGAAAGAAAATACGACTTGACAG GAAGTACATAATATCCTGCAAGCAGACCGAGGTGCCCTTATCTGTACCGTGGGACCTCAGCAACCAG GTGTACCTGAGCTACAACAACGTGTCTGCTTTGAAGATGCTGGCTACCAGAAACAACTGGGTGTTAAACTCTGAGAAAAACAAG GTGAGCCTGTACACCCTGGAGCAGAAGCAGGTGTTGAGTTTTAAGATTGAGTTTGAGGCAGACGTCCCGGCTGAGAGGGCCTTCATGGTGCTCTCTGATCTCGGCAAGAGAGTGGAGTGGGATCCAAACTACGA GAGGTGTGAGCTGATTCGTAGGGTGGACGATGATGACTTTCTGTACCGCGTGGTGACTCCCTCCATATGCCGGGGTGGGGTCAGTTGCAGCTCTTCAGCCAATCAGGGAGGGATGGTCCAGGACTTCATTCTCCTGGCCTCCAGGAGACCACCGTGTGACAGCGG gGACCCTTATGTTATTGCTCTGCGTTCGgtcactctacccacacaccctcCTACAGAGGGCTACAACAGAGGGGAGGTGCTGTGTGCCGGCTTCAGCATCATGGAGGTCTCCAACACTGTATCCAAG ATCTCCTACTTCAACCAGGCGTCTCCCGAGGTCCTGCCCTACATCTCCACAGACATCGCCGGGCTCTCCTCCAGCTTCTACAGCACCTTCTGCACCTGTAGTACCTTCCTCCAGGACAACAGggacaaccctaaccccaaagaccaaccaccctcctccacactgaatagtacactactgtaa
- the LOC109871890 gene encoding acyl-coenzyme A thioesterase 11-like isoform X3: MSRPQDEFAEEGKEVFRNLTEVKKSQIVMPCHANHRQELSVGQLLKWMDSTACLSAERHAGCPCVTASVDDIHFEHTIGVGQVVNIKAKVNRAFNTSMEVGIVVNCEDLFSDSHWRVCQAFATFVTQRTTGGKVQLRPLVPRTQAEQVEHSLAAERRRMRLVHADIMKDLLTNRAFQQVEVQEAEKAVPAERTQVESVELVLPPHANHQVNTFGGQIMAWMENVATIAASRLCNAHPTLRSIDMFHFRGPSQVGDRLVLKAIVNNAFKNSMEVGVCAEAYQGEEPLRHINSAFMIFEVCDRDGKPCTLPKIQPEPLEGRRRYQEAIARKKIRLDRKYIISCKQTEVPLSVPWDLSNQVYLSYNNVSALKMLATRNNWVLNSEKNKVSLYTLEQKQVLSFKIEFEADVPAERAFMVLSDLGKRVEWDPNYERCELIRRVDDDDFLYRVVTPSICRGGVSCSSSANQGGMVQDFILLASRRPPCDSGGLQQRGGAVCRLQHHGGLQHCIQDLLLQPGVSRGPALHLHRHRRALLQLLQHLLHL, translated from the exons ATGAGCAGACCCCAGGATGAGTTtgcagaggaggggaaggaggtgtTCAGGAACCTTACAGAGGTAAAGAAGAGCCAGATAGTGATGCCCTGCCATGCCAACCACCGGCAGGAGCTCAGTGTGGGTCAGCTGCTCAAATGGATGGACTCTACAGCCTGTctttcag CTGAAAGGCATGCTGGGTGTCCTTGTGTCACCGCCTCGGTCGATGACATCCACTTTGAACACACTATTGG ggTTGGACAGGTGGTCAACATCAAGGCCAAAGTCAACCGAGCTTTCAACACCAGCATGGAG GTTGGCATCGTGGTGAACTGTGAGGACCTGTTCAGCGATAGCCACTGGAGGGTGTGTCAGGCATTTGCCACGTTTGTCACCCAGCGCACTACGGGAGGGAAG GTGCAGCTGCGTCCGTTGGTCCCCCGTACTCAGGCGGAGCAGGTGGAGCACAGCCTagcagctgagaggaggaggatgaggctgGTCCACGCTGACATCATGAAGGACCTGCTCACCAACAGGGCCTTTCAACAAG tggagGTCCAAGAGGCTGAGAAGGCAGTGCCAGCAGAGAGGACGCAGGTAGAGAGTGTAGAGTTGGTTCTCCCTCCTCATGCCAACCACCAGGTCAACACGTTCGGAGGACAGATCATGGCCTGGATGGAGAACGTGGCTACTATCGCTGCTAg tcgtCTGTGTAACGCCCACCCCACCCTGCGGAGCATTGACATGTTCCATTTCAGGGGTCCCTCACAAGTGGGTGACCGGCTGGTCCTCAAAGCCATCGTAAACAACGCATTCAAGAACAG CATGGAGGTGGGCGTGTGTGCAGAGGCCTATCAGGGGGAGGAGCCTCTGAGGCACATCAACAGCGCCTTCATGATCTTTGAGGTCTGCGACAGGGATGGCAAGCCCTGCACGTTGCCAAAAATACAACCTGAACCCCTG GAGGGAAGGAGACGGTATCAGGAGGCCATCGCTAGAAAGAAAATACGACTTGACAG GAAGTACATAATATCCTGCAAGCAGACCGAGGTGCCCTTATCTGTACCGTGGGACCTCAGCAACCAG GTGTACCTGAGCTACAACAACGTGTCTGCTTTGAAGATGCTGGCTACCAGAAACAACTGGGTGTTAAACTCTGAGAAAAACAAG GTGAGCCTGTACACCCTGGAGCAGAAGCAGGTGTTGAGTTTTAAGATTGAGTTTGAGGCAGACGTCCCGGCTGAGAGGGCCTTCATGGTGCTCTCTGATCTCGGCAAGAGAGTGGAGTGGGATCCAAACTACGA GAGGTGTGAGCTGATTCGTAGGGTGGACGATGATGACTTTCTGTACCGCGTGGTGACTCCCTCCATATGCCGGGGTGGGGTCAGTTGCAGCTCTTCAGCCAATCAGGGAGGGATGGTCCAGGACTTCATTCTCCTGGCCTCCAGGAGACCACCGTGTGACAGCGG AGGGCTACAACAGAGGGGAGGTGCTGTGTGCCGGCTTCAGCATCATGGAGGTCTCCAACACTGTATCCAAG ATCTCCTACTTCAACCAGGCGTCTCCCGAGGTCCTGCCCTACATCTCCACAGACATCGCCGGGCTCTCCTCCAGCTTCTACAGCACCTTCTGCACCTGTAG